In Candidatus Aminicenantes bacterium, the sequence TGCGTACGCCTGGCCGTGGTGTCAACCAATGCCCCACTCCCCAGCGGGAAACCGCTCAATCAACATGTCGCCGACTTCTGCCGCATTTGCAAAAAATGCGCGGAAAACTGCCCGTCGCGAGCCATTCCCGAAGGAGAAGAACCGGAGAGTCGAGGTTTCCGCCACTGGTCCATTCTCCAGGAACGTTGCTTTGCTTTCTGGAAACGGATCGGCACGGATTGTGCCTTTTGCATCCGCGTATGCCCCTATTCCAAACCGGATACGGCGATTCACCGCCTGGTACGATGGCTGATTGCGCGCAATCCCTGGAACCAGAGGGCGGCGCTTTTCTTTGACGACTTGCTGTACGGCCGCAGGCCGCCGATTGCCCGGAAAAATCCCCGGGATGTCCTTCCTGAAGACCTTCTCGGTTGAGATTCTGCTTTTTCGGGGGGGTTTGACTTTGGCCCGGCTTGCGGGTAGAATGGCCAATGAAGTGGAATATAAAGGGGGGTGTTTTCCGGAGGCGGAAATGGCAAGCGACAAGTATTCCCAGGCCGGCGTAAACATCGATAAGGGCAATCAGGCGGTTGAAAAAATCCGCGACATGGTTCGCCGCCTGGGAGTGAATGAAATCGGCAAGTTCAGCGGGTTTTTCCCCTTGCAACAGAAACTGGAGCATCCGGTCCTGGTCTCTTCCGCGGATGGAGTGGGTACCAAACTGAAAGTGGCTTTTCTGGCCGATCGTCATAATACCGTGGGCCAGGATCTGGTTAATCATTGCGTAGACGATATTCTGGTATACGGAGCGGATCCCCTGTTTTTTCTGGATTATATCGCCACCGGCAAAGTGGAGCCGGATACGATTTCCGCCATTGTTTCCGGCATGTTGGAAGGTTGCGTGGAAAACGACTTTGTGCTGCTGGGTGGTGAAACCGCGGAAATGCCCGGGTTCTACAAGGAAAACGAGTACGATGTGGCCGGGTTCATCGTGGGTTTGGTGGATCGGAACCGCATTCCGGATGGCAGCGATATCCGCCAGGGCGACTTGTTGATCGGCTTGCCCTCCACCGGGCTTCACACCAACGGCTACTCCCTGGCCCGTCATATCCTGTTCGAGCAGGAAGGCCTTTCCGTAAACAGTCCCCTTCCGGGAGTAGGCGCAACCGTGGGGGATGAATTACTCCGGGTTCATCGCTCGTACCTCAAGCCGGTCCGCCCGTTGATTCAGGAGGAATGCGTAAAGGGCATGGCCCACATCACCGGCGGCGGATTCATCGACAACATCCCCAGGATCCTGCCCGAAAATCTGGGCGCCCGGGTAGAGCAGGTCTGGCCGGTCCCTCCCATTTTCCGTTTTCTGGTGGAGAAGGGCGGCGTCAGCCTTGAGGAGCGTTTCCGGGTATTCAACATGGGCATCGGCATGGTTTTGATCATTGCCCCGGACAAGTTGAGTCGGGTGGAAGCTTCCCTGAAAGCGGCCGCGGAGTCTTTTTACCTGATCGGCCAGGTCGTTTCCCATGAGGGTGGAGCCCGAATACGCATTCAATGAGCCGTCCGCTCGAATTTCTCCAGGCCTGTACAGTGGGCATCGCCGGTGCCGGTGGCTTAGGTTCCAATTGTGCCGCGGCGCTGGCCCGCAGTGGTGTGGGCCGTCTGGTGATCGCGGATTTTGACCGGGTCAGTCGCGAGAACCTCAACCGCCAGGCTTTCTTTTGCGATCAGGTGGGCATGAAAAAAGTGGATGCCTTGAAAGAAAATATTCAGCGCATGGCTCCGCAAACAGAGGTCGCGGCGCTGGACTTACGCTTGACGGAAGAAAACGTATTGTCGGTTTTTTCTGCTTGTCCGGTGGTAGTTGAGGCGTTTGACAGCGCGGAAGCCAAGCAGATGATTGTGGAAACCTTCCTGACGGAGCGGCCGCGGATCTGGCTGGTGGCCGCGTCGGGATTGGGGGGGTACGGTCGCAACGAGATCCTGCATACGCGCAGAAGCGGGCGCCTTATCATTTGCGGTGATGAAGGCAGCGAGGTGTCACCGGAACTGCCGCCCCTGGCTCCCAGGGTCGGAATCGTGGCTCACATGCAGGCGAATGTGGTACTCGAATTGTTGCTGGATGAGCCCTCCCTGGCGCGGCAATCAGCAAAGGAACAAAAATGATCATCACCCTGAACAACCGAGAAACAAATATTCCCGAACAGGAAGAGATGACGGTGAAACAGCTCCTGGATCATATGCGCTACGTGTTTCCCAACATCGTGGTCAAGGTCAACGGCACCCTGGTGCGCAAAGCACAATACAAAGAAGTGGTGGTGCGCAACGGTGACACGGTGGAAGCCATCCACATGATCAGCGGCGGTTGAGTGCCTTTTCTTCTTTTCTACTCGTGCTTGTGATGGGGACTCACGAGGGCTGGTGATGCGAG encodes:
- the thiF gene encoding sulfur carrier protein ThiS adenylyltransferase ThiF, whose translation is MSRPLEFLQACTVGIAGAGGLGSNCAAALARSGVGRLVIADFDRVSRENLNRQAFFCDQVGMKKVDALKENIQRMAPQTEVAALDLRLTEENVLSVFSACPVVVEAFDSAEAKQMIVETFLTERPRIWLVAASGLGGYGRNEILHTRRSGRLIICGDEGSEVSPELPPLAPRVGIVAHMQANVVLELLLDEPSLARQSAKEQK
- the thiS gene encoding sulfur carrier protein ThiS, yielding MIITLNNRETNIPEQEEMTVKQLLDHMRYVFPNIVVKVNGTLVRKAQYKEVVVRNGDTVEAIHMISGG
- a CDS encoding phosphoribosylformylglycinamidine cyclo-ligase, whose product is MASDKYSQAGVNIDKGNQAVEKIRDMVRRLGVNEIGKFSGFFPLQQKLEHPVLVSSADGVGTKLKVAFLADRHNTVGQDLVNHCVDDILVYGADPLFFLDYIATGKVEPDTISAIVSGMLEGCVENDFVLLGGETAEMPGFYKENEYDVAGFIVGLVDRNRIPDGSDIRQGDLLIGLPSTGLHTNGYSLARHILFEQEGLSVNSPLPGVGATVGDELLRVHRSYLKPVRPLIQEECVKGMAHITGGGFIDNIPRILPENLGARVEQVWPVPPIFRFLVEKGGVSLEERFRVFNMGIGMVLIIAPDKLSRVEASLKAAAESFYLIGQVVSHEGGARIRIQ